A portion of the Bacteroidales bacterium genome contains these proteins:
- a CDS encoding CHAT domain-containing protein: protein MNSFRIRLNSLTIIFPILLSQSIPLRLSCIEAQQLTEKNNITALYDSAVVYYRSSNYSNAVQNFNKILLLKSKISEDINPKYFKIYNLLGVIYKTQGDLNEAINFYKKALESTSDNYYLSLININLANIYSLKGDYSKAIYYFENTLAVLKKSDDKRKYGYIVNNYHNLGYSYYKLGNYNLAKASYLKSIQMAKENYLGENSETYYNCGLVYQKLDSLSKADYCFRKAIAYNLKKFGTNHYMTGMAYINYACFYSEIGQLTKSEQLYSKAYKILISTLGIKHSYTSLCLMNNGQLFYRKGDYKQALRYYQQSLISKIYSFNDNSIYTNPNADVLPDMDLLDILKLKAQAFGQLAEQENKTENLKAALVTLELATSFTERLRIGYLYEGSKLQLAEREHEVYLSIVRIANSLYEISGDSKYMCIAFRYAEYGKYAVLRELKNDEMAKDIAGVPDSISGSERSLKQQIASLRMQVEDESKLEHPNKSKIDLWNEQQFTLTQRLEGLMQRLESSYPEYYRQKYSNEVVSVTQLQKAMDKKEAVLEYVLGDKELYTFAITKDTFQLVRQEADTTFLRQLNFLIYAMRSFYSTGYYKYRDAAYTLYKKLIYPVEPLLKGKNLLIIPDGKLGLIPFDVLTDRPCQEGDRRDYVHEPYLLMKYPIGYAYSATLYSNSLNSTHKGSPNFLGIAPDYKNSKDSLRNIPIGLQSVRKIALLTLGKSLTGSNATEENFRKYSNSYGIIHFYAHGFEDTLNPANSKLVLSTPTDSTDDDYLHAWEVYNMQLNAEMVVLGSCFSGSGKLSEGEGVLSISRSFMYAGSKSVVMSLWAAADRSTNNILNDFYLNLLKGMRKDEALRLAKLKNLESVEPISAHPRYWAGIVVNGNQNGLYHYWYLKKITLAITVILTLLLVFWKRKAIKILLSADTSRSGDAGRS from the coding sequence ATGAATTCTTTTAGAATTAGGCTTAATTCTCTAACAATCATATTTCCTATTTTACTGTCACAGAGCATTCCTCTTCGTTTGTCATGTATAGAAGCCCAACAACTAACGGAAAAAAACAATATCACTGCGCTTTACGATAGCGCAGTGGTTTACTACAGATCTTCCAATTATAGTAATGCTGTACAGAATTTTAATAAAATACTACTGCTAAAAAGCAAAATATCAGAAGATATAAACCCAAAATACTTTAAGATATACAACCTCTTAGGGGTAATCTATAAAACGCAAGGAGATTTAAATGAGGCTATTAATTTCTATAAAAAAGCATTGGAAAGCACCTCTGATAATTACTACCTGTCGTTAATCAATATTAATCTTGCCAATATTTACTCCTTAAAAGGCGATTACTCCAAGGCTATCTATTACTTCGAAAACACGCTTGCAGTGCTTAAGAAAAGTGATGATAAAAGGAAATATGGTTATATCGTTAACAACTATCATAACTTAGGTTACTCTTACTACAAGTTAGGGAATTATAATCTTGCCAAAGCAAGTTATCTGAAAAGTATTCAAATGGCTAAAGAGAATTATCTCGGTGAGAATAGCGAAACATATTATAATTGTGGGCTGGTTTACCAGAAATTGGATAGTCTGAGTAAAGCTGATTACTGTTTTAGGAAGGCGATAGCATACAACCTGAAGAAGTTTGGTACGAATCACTACATGACAGGGATGGCGTATATTAACTACGCCTGTTTTTATTCGGAAATTGGGCAGTTAACAAAAAGTGAGCAGTTGTATAGCAAGGCATATAAAATATTGATTAGCACCCTTGGAATAAAGCATTCGTACACCTCTTTATGCTTAATGAATAATGGACAACTATTCTATCGGAAAGGAGATTACAAGCAGGCGTTAAGGTATTATCAACAATCGCTAATCTCAAAGATTTATAGTTTCAACGATAACTCAATATATACAAATCCAAATGCGGATGTGCTGCCAGATATGGATCTGTTGGATATCCTTAAGCTAAAAGCGCAAGCCTTCGGACAATTAGCGGAGCAAGAAAACAAAACAGAGAACCTTAAGGCTGCCCTCGTCACGCTTGAGCTGGCTACTAGCTTTACCGAGCGTTTGCGCATAGGCTACCTGTACGAGGGGTCAAAGCTACAACTTGCTGAGAGGGAGCATGAGGTTTACCTATCAATAGTAAGGATTGCAAACTCGCTATACGAAATTTCAGGTGATTCAAAGTACATGTGTATTGCTTTTCGATACGCTGAGTACGGCAAATACGCCGTACTAAGGGAACTGAAAAATGATGAGATGGCAAAAGATATTGCAGGAGTACCCGATAGTATTAGCGGTAGTGAGCGAAGTTTAAAGCAACAGATAGCAAGCCTTAGAATGCAGGTTGAGGATGAGAGCAAGCTGGAACACCCCAACAAATCGAAAATAGATTTATGGAACGAGCAGCAGTTTACTCTAACGCAGAGGCTTGAGGGGTTAATGCAAAGGCTTGAGAGTAGCTACCCCGAATACTACAGGCAGAAGTACAGCAATGAGGTTGTAAGCGTTACTCAGCTACAAAAAGCAATGGATAAGAAAGAGGCTGTTCTTGAATACGTGTTGGGAGATAAGGAGCTGTATACCTTTGCAATTACCAAGGATACTTTCCAACTGGTGAGGCAAGAGGCGGATACCACTTTCCTACGCCAGCTTAACTTTCTGATTTATGCCATGCGTAGCTTCTACTCAACGGGTTACTACAAGTACAGGGATGCTGCGTATACCCTTTACAAAAAGCTGATATACCCCGTTGAACCTTTGCTAAAGGGTAAGAACCTGCTGATAATCCCCGATGGCAAGCTGGGACTTATCCCCTTTGATGTGCTTACCGATAGACCATGCCAAGAGGGCGACAGGCGGGATTACGTGCATGAGCCCTACCTGCTAATGAAGTACCCTATTGGCTACGCATACTCCGCCACGCTATATAGCAATTCCCTGAATAGCACCCATAAAGGTTCGCCCAATTTTCTGGGGATAGCTCCCGATTATAAGAATTCCAAGGATTCACTAAGGAATATCCCTATTGGATTACAGAGTGTAAGAAAGATTGCACTGCTAACACTTGGAAAATCGCTAACTGGGAGTAACGCTACGGAAGAAAACTTCAGAAAGTACAGCAACAGCTATGGTATAATCCATTTCTACGCACATGGTTTTGAGGACACCCTTAACCCAGCAAATTCGAAGCTAGTCCTATCCACTCCGACTGACTCAACTGACGATGACTACCTACACGCTTGGGAGGTGTACAACATGCAGCTGAATGCGGAGATGGTTGTGCTTGGATCGTGCTTCTCTGGATCTGGTAAGCTATCGGAAGGGGAAGGTGTGCTGAGCATAAGCCGAAGCTTTATGTATGCTGGCAGTAAATCGGTGGTGATGTCGCTTTGGGCAGCAGCCGATAGGTCAACAAACAATATACTAAACGATTTTTACCTGAACCTGCTTAAAGGAATGCGGAAGGATGAGGCGCTAAGACTTGCCAAGCTGAAGAACCTTGAAAGTGTTGAACCAATTTCTGCTCACCCACGTTACTGGGCGGGTATTGTGGTGAACGGTAACCAGAATGGGCTATACCACTACTGGTATCTAAAAAAGATAACCCTTGCTATTACCGTAATTCTGACTCTACTCCTTGTTTTCTGGAAACGGAAGGCGATAAAGATACTATTGAGTGCAGACACTTCCAGGTCTGGTGACGCTGGAAGGTCTTAG
- a CDS encoding tetratricopeptide repeat protein, giving the protein MSLQINRKIIKAFILNELSDEMMSLVSDAILANERLARMCEEEKFKIDIKRYHDNEMTPAQRLEFESKLIKDTEYSVEVKKNEENNSSQEESPLRRKLDKAHSTYKASQKQHYTINRRLKYWLAAASIVMLLITVGGISYNFQPSDSLENRLYTEYYKRLGPEDFYLFNSNSLDIAKQKYVDGEYSNAILLLKDIPSTINVEVEKNFFIGLSMMEVGRYNVALDYYNQALSSQSDFNLIPQTRWYLGLCYLKIGDRKKAIDTFQIIVDKNDYNYKQAKKILKKLRD; this is encoded by the coding sequence ATGAGCTTACAAATTAACAGAAAAATAATTAAAGCATTTATACTAAATGAGCTTTCAGATGAAATGATGTCATTAGTTTCGGATGCAATACTCGCAAATGAGCGTTTGGCAAGAATGTGCGAGGAAGAAAAATTTAAAATTGATATAAAGCGATACCATGATAATGAGATGACCCCTGCCCAGCGGCTTGAGTTTGAGAGCAAGTTAATAAAGGACACGGAGTATTCTGTTGAGGTTAAAAAGAACGAGGAAAATAACAGCTCTCAGGAGGAGTCTCCTCTAAGAAGAAAACTGGATAAGGCCCACAGTACCTATAAAGCTTCCCAAAAGCAGCATTACACTATAAATAGGAGGCTTAAATACTGGTTGGCAGCTGCGTCAATCGTAATGCTGCTTATTACAGTTGGAGGGATAAGCTATAATTTTCAACCTAGCGATTCATTGGAAAACAGGCTATACACAGAATATTATAAACGACTTGGGCCAGAGGATTTTTATTTATTTAACAGCAACTCTTTAGATATTGCCAAGCAGAAATACGTGGATGGGGAATATTCCAATGCTATTTTACTCTTAAAGGATATTCCATCAACGATAAACGTTGAGGTCGAGAAAAATTTCTTCATCGGATTGTCCATGATGGAGGTTGGTAGGTACAATGTAGCATTAGATTACTACAATCAGGCTCTTTCCAGTCAGAGCGATTTCAATCTTATTCCTCAAACCAGATGGTATTTGGGGCTTTGCTATCTTAAAATTGGGGACAGGAAGAAAGCAATAGATACCTTTCAGATTATTGTGGATAAGAATGATTACAACTACAAACAAGCTAAAAAGATCCTAAAAAAACTTCGCGATTAG
- a CDS encoding chemotaxis protein CheW: MKVEETTKKLTSYLSFRLNDEEFATNVGSVMSILEMPKITKLPNAPSYMRGIINLRGEVLPVIDIHYKFGLPEAKITSSTCILVMEATVEGQYIKFGILVDSVNEVHEIEPSKIAPTPTLGNKYRSDFLEGIYQNNDSFIMIVDIENVLMADEVAILSTSIPEIIPDEADQQNN, encoded by the coding sequence ATGAAAGTAGAAGAAACCACGAAAAAACTCACCTCATACCTTTCGTTCCGACTGAATGATGAGGAGTTTGCAACCAATGTTGGTTCTGTAATGAGCATCTTAGAGATGCCAAAAATCACAAAACTTCCAAACGCCCCTAGCTATATGAGGGGTATAATTAACCTCCGTGGAGAGGTTCTACCTGTAATAGATATACACTATAAGTTCGGTTTGCCTGAGGCAAAAATCACATCAAGTACCTGTATTCTTGTTATGGAGGCAACCGTTGAAGGTCAGTACATTAAATTTGGTATTCTGGTTGATTCTGTTAATGAAGTTCACGAAATTGAACCAAGTAAAATAGCTCCAACACCAACACTTGGGAATAAATATAGATCTGATTTTCTTGAAGGAATTTATCAGAATAATGATTCATTTATAATGATTGTTGATATTGAAAATGTTTTAATGGCCGATGAGGTGGCTATTTTGAGCACCTCTATACCTGAAATTATTCCTGATGAAGCTGATCAACAAAATAATTAA
- a CDS encoding transporter has protein sequence MRIRLLLIFFVLTHNGLIAQEQKEIQFVKAIEDNSYFVEEAYNQEDGVVQHISSGYYKMSPTKDLMYSFTQEWPVGSQKHQFSYTIGYSWLNSNSTNGIPDFLINYRYQLTGHDDFITLAPRFSIILPTGNEDKGFGNGVLGYQLNLPMSKRLTNAFACHANVGLTLLPNVKSVDLLNNKNKNNLLNFNMGASLIWLATQKLNLMLEVLHNIYRIPNPSNKMELVNETIVSPGFRYAIDVKQLQIVPGIAIPTTIRDGKSDTGIFFYLSFEHPF, from the coding sequence ATGAGAATAAGACTATTATTAATCTTTTTTGTTCTTACCCACAATGGTTTAATTGCACAGGAGCAAAAAGAAATCCAATTTGTTAAAGCCATTGAAGATAATTCGTATTTTGTAGAAGAGGCATACAATCAGGAGGATGGAGTTGTTCAGCATATAAGCAGTGGCTACTATAAAATGAGCCCCACAAAAGATTTAATGTACTCATTTACTCAGGAGTGGCCCGTAGGTTCCCAAAAACATCAATTCAGCTATACAATAGGTTACTCATGGTTAAATTCCAATTCTACAAATGGAATCCCCGATTTCCTTATTAACTATAGATACCAGCTTACAGGGCATGATGATTTTATAACTCTCGCCCCACGATTTTCGATAATTCTTCCAACTGGAAACGAGGATAAAGGGTTTGGTAATGGCGTTCTCGGTTATCAGCTCAATTTGCCAATGAGCAAAAGGCTTACCAATGCTTTTGCTTGCCATGCTAATGTGGGATTAACACTATTACCAAACGTGAAATCAGTTGATTTATTGAACAATAAGAATAAAAACAATCTACTAAATTTTAACATGGGGGCAAGTTTAATCTGGCTAGCTACACAGAAACTGAACCTAATGCTCGAAGTTCTTCATAATATTTATAGGATACCAAATCCAAGCAACAAAATGGAGCTGGTGAATGAAACAATTGTAAGCCCAGGTTTTAGGTATGCAATTGATGTAAAACAGCTACAAATAGTGCCAGGTATAGCAATACCTACAACCATTCGGGATGGTAAGTCCGATACTGGGATTTTCTTCTACCTATCCTTCGAGCACCCATTCTAA
- a CDS encoding HAMP domain-containing protein codes for MKNLKIAQKLILSFFIVISLFVMVSIYQLYQQTILSKLQDEGFLRSQALVYAKEIKAMGTVLYQDIADAIINRNLDEVQKQWRDDKANALSDLDNLEKIVDTNLEKDLLKECREHLKNIISLFEDDMLPLVKADSSMAEIRIVDAKFDVILLNLDIAVDKMVTSIEAENKAADKNFDTTTNSVYIFSIVVNIIAIIIAIIFTYIMVNLIAKPLNKGVVFANEISKGNLTVKLDIDQKDEVGILASSLKDMVVKLKEMMGNIVLGADNIATASLQMSSTSQQLSQGANEQAASVEEVSSTMEEITSIIEQNSQNASHTEKISVATYQGMNDVATGANNTVEANRTIADKIKIINDIAFQTNILALNAAVEAARAGEYGRGFAVVAAEVRKLAERSKVAADEIVALSQKSLQLSEGAGKKLMSLMPELEKTTQMVQEISAASAEQTNGTTQINGAIQQLNQVTQQNASASEELASGAEELAGQAEQLKELVSFFKVEKESGGVRINKTYTPKKEVNTKKPTTQFVPTGKKTSGINLHLKEHDDKSYENF; via the coding sequence ATGAAAAATTTAAAAATTGCCCAAAAACTGATACTTAGCTTCTTTATTGTAATCTCACTTTTTGTAATGGTTTCTATTTACCAACTTTATCAACAGACTATTCTATCTAAACTACAGGATGAGGGATTTCTGCGCTCACAGGCTCTTGTTTATGCTAAAGAGATTAAAGCAATGGGAACTGTACTTTATCAAGATATTGCTGATGCTATTATTAACAGAAATTTAGACGAGGTTCAGAAACAGTGGAGGGACGATAAAGCAAATGCATTGAGTGATTTGGATAATCTTGAAAAAATTGTAGATACAAATTTGGAGAAAGATCTTTTAAAGGAGTGTCGTGAGCATTTAAAAAATATAATTTCACTATTTGAGGATGATATGTTACCGCTAGTCAAAGCGGACAGCTCAATGGCAGAGATTCGTATAGTTGATGCAAAATTTGACGTAATACTATTAAATCTAGATATTGCTGTAGATAAAATGGTTACTTCAATAGAAGCAGAAAATAAAGCTGCCGATAAGAATTTTGATACAACAACAAATAGCGTCTATATTTTTTCAATTGTTGTAAATATTATAGCCATTATTATTGCTATAATTTTTACCTATATAATGGTAAATTTAATTGCCAAACCATTGAATAAGGGGGTAGTATTTGCAAATGAAATCTCAAAGGGTAACCTAACTGTAAAGCTTGATATTGACCAAAAAGATGAGGTGGGTATTTTAGCCTCATCATTAAAGGATATGGTTGTAAAGCTAAAGGAAATGATGGGAAATATTGTTTTAGGAGCCGATAATATTGCCACAGCGAGCTTACAGATGAGCAGTACATCGCAGCAACTTTCCCAGGGAGCAAATGAGCAGGCCGCTTCGGTTGAAGAGGTATCTTCAACCATGGAGGAAATTACATCTATTATTGAACAGAATAGCCAAAACGCTTCACATACAGAAAAAATATCCGTTGCAACTTATCAGGGCATGAACGATGTGGCGACTGGTGCTAACAATACCGTTGAGGCCAATAGAACAATTGCCGATAAAATAAAAATAATAAATGATATAGCATTCCAAACAAATATACTTGCACTTAACGCTGCGGTTGAGGCTGCTCGTGCTGGTGAATATGGTAGGGGTTTTGCTGTAGTTGCAGCCGAAGTAAGAAAACTTGCAGAGCGAAGCAAGGTTGCTGCCGATGAGATTGTGGCACTATCGCAAAAGAGTTTGCAGCTATCAGAAGGAGCAGGAAAAAAATTGATGAGCCTTATGCCCGAACTCGAGAAAACCACACAAATGGTACAAGAGATATCCGCTGCTAGCGCAGAGCAGACCAATGGAACCACTCAGATAAACGGGGCAATACAACAGCTAAATCAGGTTACTCAACAAAATGCATCAGCTAGTGAGGAGCTTGCATCTGGTGCCGAGGAGCTTGCAGGTCAGGCAGAACAGCTAAAAGAGCTAGTATCCTTCTTTAAAGTTGAAAAGGAGAGCGGAGGTGTGCGTATAAATAAAACCTATACTCCTAAAAAAGAGGTTAATACTAAGAAACCTACAACTCAATTTGTTCCTACAGGTAAGAAAACATCTGGTATCAACCTTCATCTTAAGGAACATGATGATAAGAGTTATGAAAATTTTTAA
- a CDS encoding methyl-accepting chemotaxis protein, producing the protein MNFNKLKFGQKLALGYGLVLLLTLIVVILSVRGFVDVLDRVKKSDYMKEVEKEMLSARRHEKDFMLRNNQNYVKQLHEAIDKIEKIALEAKASHSQQADKDEKDRILEKVHDYLASFDTYVKLDKEDESILQQMREHGRVVKSESEKYLDKQNGNRVALLLINFLETRKSEKDIIIFKDKQNYDKFMENYNKTLEISDELNIQEISDAIREYKKEFDQFYSNTQEQIKAEEEMVTHAREAIAITSESSKNQNLKMYSSVGTNRSTIILISIIALIVGVAIATFITRVTIKQLGGEPTEVAEIANKVSNGDLLVDFGSRQRVGVMKDIQEMVVKLKDIIGNIIAGADNIATASMEMSKTSQILSQGANEQAASVEELSSTMEEITSIIEQNSQNASLTEKISVSAYQGMDEVSTRSGDTVEANRTIANKINIINDIAFQTNILALNAAVEAARAGEYGRGFAVVAAEVRKLAERSKVSADEIVSLSQKSLGLSEEAGKKLMNIMPELEKTTQMVQEISAASAEQTNGTTQINGAIQQLNQVTQQNASASEELASSAEELAGQAEQLKELVSFFKIEKENEGMRINKTYTPKKEVNIKKTTNQFVPTGKKTSGINLHLKEHDDKNYENF; encoded by the coding sequence ATGAACTTTAATAAACTAAAATTTGGACAGAAATTAGCTCTGGGATATGGGCTAGTACTTCTGTTAACCCTAATAGTTGTAATTCTAAGTGTTAGAGGTTTTGTCGATGTACTTGACCGGGTAAAGAAAAGCGACTACATGAAGGAGGTTGAAAAAGAAATGCTTTCAGCAAGAAGGCACGAAAAGGATTTTATGCTCAGGAATAACCAGAACTACGTAAAACAGCTTCATGAGGCGATAGATAAAATTGAAAAAATTGCTCTTGAGGCTAAAGCAAGCCATTCTCAGCAAGCAGATAAGGATGAAAAGGATCGTATTTTAGAAAAGGTTCATGATTATTTAGCCTCTTTTGACACCTATGTTAAACTTGATAAAGAGGATGAATCCATACTGCAACAAATGAGAGAGCATGGACGTGTTGTAAAATCTGAAAGCGAAAAATACCTTGATAAACAAAATGGGAATAGGGTAGCATTACTATTAATTAATTTTTTAGAAACCAGAAAATCAGAGAAGGACATCATTATTTTTAAAGATAAGCAGAACTATGACAAATTTATGGAGAACTATAATAAAACCCTTGAAATTTCTGATGAATTAAATATTCAAGAGATTAGTGATGCGATTCGTGAGTACAAGAAAGAATTTGATCAATTTTATTCCAACACACAGGAACAAATCAAGGCTGAAGAGGAAATGGTAACTCATGCCAGGGAGGCAATTGCAATTACCTCAGAATCTTCGAAGAACCAGAACCTGAAAATGTACTCTTCTGTAGGCACAAATAGGTCTACAATAATATTAATATCAATAATTGCTTTAATTGTAGGTGTTGCAATAGCAACATTTATAACGAGGGTAACCATTAAACAGCTAGGAGGTGAGCCAACGGAAGTTGCAGAAATAGCTAATAAAGTTTCAAATGGAGATTTACTGGTTGATTTTGGCTCAAGGCAGCGAGTGGGCGTAATGAAGGATATTCAGGAAATGGTTGTAAAACTAAAGGACATAATAGGAAATATTATTGCTGGAGCTGATAATATTGCAACAGCAAGTATGGAAATGAGTAAAACGTCACAGATTCTTTCCCAAGGAGCAAATGAGCAGGCAGCTTCTGTTGAAGAGTTATCATCAACCATGGAGGAAATAACATCAATTATAGAGCAGAATAGCCAAAATGCTTCTCTAACTGAAAAGATATCCGTATCGGCTTACCAAGGTATGGATGAAGTTTCAACCAGATCTGGTGATACCGTTGAAGCCAATAGAACAATTGCCAATAAAATAAACATAATTAATGATATAGCATTCCAAACGAATATACTTGCGCTTAATGCTGCTGTTGAGGCCGCCCGAGCTGGTGAGTATGGTAGAGGTTTTGCCGTAGTAGCTGCAGAAGTAAGAAAACTAGCAGAGCGAAGTAAGGTTTCTGCCGATGAAATTGTATCGCTATCTCAAAAAAGTTTAGGATTATCAGAAGAGGCTGGAAAAAAATTGATGAATATTATGCCCGAACTAGAGAAAACCACCCAAATGGTGCAAGAGATATCCGCTGCTAGCGCAGAGCAGACTAATGGAACCACTCAGATAAACGGGGCAATACAGCAGCTAAATCAGGTTACCCAACAAAATGCATCGGCTAGCGAGGAGCTTGCATCTAGTGCCGAGGAGCTTGCAGGTCAGGCAGAACAGCTAAAAGAGCTTGTATCCTTTTTTAAAATTGAAAAGGAGAACGAAGGTATGCGTATAAATAAAACCTATACTCCTAAAAAAGAGGTTAACATTAAAAAAACTACAAACCAATTTGTTCCCACAGGTAAGAAAACGTCTGGTATCAACCTTCACCTTAAAGAACATGATGATAAGAATTATGAGAATTTTTAA